The following coding sequences are from one Humulus lupulus chromosome X, drHumLupu1.1, whole genome shotgun sequence window:
- the LOC133805775 gene encoding uncharacterized protein LOC133805775 produces the protein MNLYYHDLETIERHIFIKGFYSKYVTWEYHGEDITEVNEDREDLETNSEEDEISCDSDNEDDDDMIPPLEDLANQYHHNSDFVNLGDSNEHSDERNTLPDLFAEAEKELYFGCTTFSILTFIVNLMHIKVMCGWSNKSFDLLLDLLSKAFPKDNKIPRSYYDAKKMLRDLGLGGVLRHPADAKVWKDFDRQFPDFAKESRNVRLGFATDGFNPFGDLSNSYSMRPVLLMPYNMPPWRSMKREFLMMALLILGRRAPGKDIDVYLQPLIDELKELWENGVRTFDIIDKKYFTMRAAILWTIHDFPAYGTVSGYSTQGYKACPVCEDDTSSFRIRGQICFMGHRRYLCLNHQWHNDMEYDGTIEWRSPPRILTGDEILDKLKGVWKCRAGKNDKIIKDDKQQMKDACYENNTNWSRKSIFWELEYWPKLKLRHNLDVMHIEKNICDSVVGTIFSIDGKSKDTEKARLDLQDLNIRKQLHMKKKGNKWFKPVACYTLSAKERQEFCTFIKSVKFPDGYAANISRNVNMKDGKLFGLKSHDCHILL, from the exons ATGAACTTATATTACCATGACTTGGAGACAATTGAGCGTCATATATTCATAAAGGGATTTTATAGTAAATATGTTACGTGGGAGTATCATGGGGAAGATATCACAGAAGTAAACGAAGATCGAGAGGACCTAGAAACAAATAGTGAAGAAGACGAAATATCATGTGATAGTGATAATGAAGACGATGATGATATGATACCACCATTAGAAGATTTAGCTAATCAATATCATCATAATAGTGATTTTGTGAACCTTGGAGATTCAAATGAGCACAGTGATGAAAGGAATACATTGCCTGACTTATTTGCAGAAGCAGAAAAGGAGTTATACTTTGGATGTACAACGTTCTCAATCTTAACATTTATTGTTAATCTAATGCACATTAAAGTGATGTGTGGTTGGAGTAACAAATCTTTTGATTTGTTGCTCGACTTACTTTCGAAAGCATTTCCCAAAGACAATAAAATTCCACGATCTTATTATGATGCTAAGAAAATGTTGCGTGATCTTGGTTTAGG AGGTGTACTTAGACACCCGGCAGATGCaaaggtttggaaggattttgatAGACAATTTCCAGATTTTGCAAAAGAATCTAGAAATGTAAGGCTTGGATTTGCTACAGATGGGTTCAATCCATTCGGTGATTTATCAAACTCGTACAGTATGCGGCCAGTGTTACTAATGCCATATAACATGCCGCCATGGAGAAGCATGAAACGAGAATTCTTAATGATGGCATTATTAATTCTGGGACGTCGTGCTCCAGGAAAAGACATAGATGTCTATTTACAACCTCTGATCGATGAGCTAAAAGAACTATGGGAAAATGGTGTACGTACTTTTGATATTATTgataaaaaatattttacaatgcgTGCAGCAATATTGTGGACGATccatgattttccagcatatggtactGTATCTGGGTATAGCACTCAAGGTTATAAAGCTTGTCCTGTTTGTGAAGATGACACGTCTTCATTTCGAATAAGAGGACAAATATGTTTCATGGGTCATCGTCGATATTTGTGTCTGAACCACCAATGGCACAATGATATGGAGTATGATGGTACAATCGAATGGCGTTCACCTCCAAGAATTTTAACAGGAGATGAAATCTTAGATAAATTAAAGGGTGTATGGAAATGTAGGGCAGGTAAAAATGATAAGATCATTAAGGACGATAAGCAACAAATGAAGGATGCATGTTATGAAAATAACACGAACTGGAGCCGAAAAAGTATTTTTTGGGAGTTAGAATATTGGCCTAAATTAAAACTAAGACATAATTTGGATGTGATGCATATTGAGAAAAATATATGTGATAGTGTAGTTGGTACAATATTTAGTATTGATGGGAAGTCTAAAGATACTGAAAAGGCAAGACTTGATTTACAAGATTTAAATATTCGTAAGCAGCTACACATGAAAAAGAAGGGGAACAAATGGTTCAAACCAGTAGCATGCTATACATTATCAGCGAAGGAACGACAAGAATTTTGTACGTTCATAAAGTCTGTAAAATTTCCTGATGGATATGCTGCAAATATTTCTCGGAATGTTAACATGAAAGATGGAAAGTTATTTGGGTTGAAAAGTCATGATTGTCATATTTTATTATAG